The DNA segment CTCGATCTTCTTGCCCGCAACTTCCTTCGGCATCAGCGTGAAGGTGTTCTTCTCCGGAATACCCAGCGATGCCGCCGGACCCGTTGCCGACACCGTGACCCCGACCTTGACCTGTGCCTGGGCGGCGCCGGCAGCCAGGCTGACCGCCGCGATTGCCAGCAAGCTGGCGCGCTTGAAATCCATCTTGTCTCCTTCGGTTCCTGAAACGGAAAGGCATCCGTCCGGCGTCCACCGGCGGATGCCCCTTTTTTGTCGACCCCTCGGGCCTGACGCAGGCACATCGCCGGCACCTGCGCAACTGCCAGGAACGATGTCACACCGTTCCCCATTTCCCGTCCACGCCGAGAACCGATCGCCGCTGGCGAACCGGCCCTTTCCCCCGGAATTGGCGCTTCTGTCATTCGCCGACCGTGCGGTCGGGAATGCCGATCGAGTCTATCACAGCGACTTGTCGCGAAAAGCAGGATTAACCCGCATCGCACATACGCTGGCGCTCAGCGGGCAAAGGCATCCCAGGCCGTCTTCAGGATCAGCGCGCTCACCACCACGATAAAGACCTTGCGCACGAACGCGCTGCCATGGCGCAGCGCCAGCCGGCTCCCCACCTGGCTGCCGGCGACGTTGGCCACCGCCATCACCAGCCCCAGCTGCCACCAGATATGGCCCTTGCTGGCAAGCAGCAGCAACGCCGCCAGGTTGGTCGCAAGGTTGACCAGCTTGGTCGACGCCGCGGCGTGCAGGAAGTCATAGCCGAACACGCGCACGAACACGATCATCAGGAAGCTGCCGGTGCCGGGGCCGAACACGCCGTCGTAGAAGCCCAGCACTGCGCCGGCGAGCAATGCCGCGAACCGTTCGCGACCGCCTTTCAGCGTCGGCGCATGCTCGGCGCCGAGGTCCTTCTTTGCCAGCGTATACGCCAGCAGCGCCACCAGGATGAACGGCAGCGCCTTGCGCATCGGCTCCGCCGGGATCTTGGTCAGCGCCCATGCGCCGGCCATCGAGAAGACAAAGGCCGCAACCACCGCCGGCGCGGTCGCGCCCCAGTAGATGCGCACGCTACGGCCATAGCGCAGCGCGGCGTTGGCGGTGCCGGCGATCGAGCCTAGCTTGTTGGTCCCTAGCAGCGTTGCCGGCGCCATGCCGGGATAGGCAGAGAACAGCGCCGGAATCTGGACCAGGCCGCCGCCGCCGGCGACCGCGTCGATCATGCCGGCGAGAAAGGCGGCAACCGCCAGTAATGCGAACTCCATCATTGCAGGAACGGGAAAGGAAAAACGGGAGGAGGAAAAGGCGAGGCGCGTCGGCCGCGGCTCAGCCGAGCACCTTGGCCGCCGGCACCAGGCTGCGCAGCCACATGCCGCTGGCATGCGGGGCAAAGCCGGGCGGCGCGCCACCGTGGGCGCCGGGCAGCGCAGGGGCAAGCAGTGCGTGGCGGATGCCATGGGCACGCCCCCAGTCGGCCAGCGTGTCGCAGCTGGCGTTCAGGCAGGCGCGGGCCGTGTCGGCATTGAGCCCGGGGCGTACCCACCACTCCGTGGCCAGGGCGGCCAGACCGGCCAGCTCAAGGCTTGGCACCAGCGCCACCGGCAGGCAGGCCAGCACATTGTCCGGCGCAACGCCGTGGACTATCAGGCAGATACCGCGCCCGGACTGCGCCAGCAGTTCGTCCAGCATCAGCCGTCGCGCGCGGGCCGCGGGCACCGGCAGCGGCTGCACCGCAGCCAGCCAGGCGTCCAGCATGGCGCCGTCGGCACTCTGGCCGGCGCGTACCCACAGCTGCGCTGTGGGCCATTGCGGCGTGGCGTCGGGACGACCCGAGCCGTCCGGAAGCGGCGGATCTTGGGAATCGGGGGGATTGGCTGGCATGACGGGCAACGGAAAGCGCCCGCATTGTCGCATGCGGCGGGGATCGGGGTGATGCAGATCCGGCATGGATGCCCCAAAATGAGGCGAACACGGCACAGATGGAAGGCTGAGGGCTCGC comes from the Cupriavidus sp. P-10 genome and includes:
- a CDS encoding TSUP family transporter, producing MEFALLAVAAFLAGMIDAVAGGGGLVQIPALFSAYPGMAPATLLGTNKLGSIAGTANAALRYGRSVRIYWGATAPAVVAAFVFSMAGAWALTKIPAEPMRKALPFILVALLAYTLAKKDLGAEHAPTLKGGRERFAALLAGAVLGFYDGVFGPGTGSFLMIVFVRVFGYDFLHAAASTKLVNLATNLAALLLLASKGHIWWQLGLVMAVANVAGSQVGSRLALRHGSAFVRKVFIVVVSALILKTAWDAFAR